A window from Streptomyces sp. NBC_00335 encodes these proteins:
- a CDS encoding DUF6397 family protein, with translation MPHVAQAAGLMGGGRAAGELGLSRSEFARAVQLGIVRTGPQGAAGAARYTRTELDRVRSAEGFPDALRERVETVAGAEAAAAVLGVGPSRFTRLARCGHLTPVGYRINRYRAVVWLYLTAELRDFAAREPGMLRGSAPPGDRELIETRADLRPRRWRERHVGLLLRRTADPWERAAVLASVLPEDDVRATVPDEAERILLGALAPPPPYGHPQVPAAAEVAARLLRAGPPDEIGWYRTSLDFALTGARGQSKSTGERGPT, from the coding sequence ATGCCGCACGTGGCGCAGGCCGCCGGGCTGATGGGCGGCGGGCGCGCCGCGGGGGAACTGGGCCTGAGCCGAAGCGAGTTCGCCCGCGCCGTCCAGCTGGGCATCGTGCGGACCGGCCCCCAAGGGGCCGCCGGGGCCGCGCGGTACACCCGGACCGAGCTCGACCGGGTCCGGTCGGCCGAGGGATTCCCGGACGCGCTGCGCGAGCGCGTGGAGACGGTCGCGGGAGCGGAGGCCGCGGCCGCCGTCCTCGGGGTCGGCCCGAGCCGGTTCACCCGGCTCGCACGCTGCGGACACCTCACTCCGGTCGGATACCGGATCAACCGCTACCGGGCGGTGGTGTGGCTCTATCTGACCGCGGAGCTACGGGACTTCGCGGCTCGGGAGCCCGGGATGCTCCGCGGGAGCGCGCCGCCGGGCGATCGGGAACTGATCGAGACCAGGGCCGACCTGCGGCCCCGCAGGTGGCGCGAGCGGCATGTCGGGCTGCTGCTGAGACGGACCGCCGACCCCTGGGAGCGGGCTGCCGTACTGGCCTCCGTGCTCCCGGAAGACGATGTGCGCGCGACCGTGCCCGACGAGGCGGAGCGGATCCTGCTCGGCGCACTCGCCCCGCCCCCGCCCTACGGGCACCCGCAGGTTCCGGCGGCCGCCGAGGTGGCGGCCCGGCTGCTGCGGGCCGGGCCACCGGACGAGATCGGCTGGTACCGCACCAGCCTCGACTTCGCCCTGACCGGAGCGAGGGGTCAGTCGAAGTCGACGGGGGAGAGGGGGCCGACGTAG
- a CDS encoding YchJ family protein, whose protein sequence is MPTPATPALPCPCGLPAAYPECCGRFHSGGRQAPTAELLMRSRFSAFAVGDTAYLLRSWHPSTRPGALDLDPGQRWERLEILATERGGMFETEGSVEFRAHYREGRHTGSLHEHSSFARENGAWVYVGPLSPVDFD, encoded by the coding sequence ATGCCCACGCCCGCCACTCCAGCCCTGCCCTGTCCCTGCGGGCTGCCCGCCGCCTACCCGGAGTGCTGCGGCCGCTTCCACTCCGGCGGGCGGCAGGCGCCCACCGCCGAGCTGTTGATGCGCTCCCGCTTCAGCGCCTTCGCCGTCGGCGACACCGCCTACCTCCTGCGCTCCTGGCACCCCTCGACCCGGCCGGGCGCGCTCGACCTGGATCCCGGGCAGCGCTGGGAACGGCTGGAGATCCTGGCCACCGAGCGCGGCGGGATGTTCGAGACGGAGGGCTCGGTGGAGTTCCGGGCGCACTACCGCGAGGGCCGGCACACCGGCTCGCTGCACGAGCACAGTTCCTTCGCCCGGGAGAACGGGGCCTGGGTCTACGTCGGCCCCCTCTCCCCCGTCGACTTCGACTGA
- a CDS encoding acyl-CoA thioesterase → MTNPAERLVDLLDLEQIEVNIFRGASPQESLQRVFGGQVAGQALVAAGRTTEGDRPVHSLHSYFLRPGIPGVPIVYQVERVRDGRSFTTRRVTAVQQGKTIFNLTASFHQPEEGSIEHQLPPRLDFPHPDTLPKVVDEIREHLGTLPEALERMARRQPFDIRYVDRLRWTPEELKDADPRSAVWMRAVGPLGDDPLVHTCALTYASDMTLLDAVRIPVEPLWGMRGFDMASLDHAMWFHRPFRTDEWFLYDQESPIAHGGRGLARGRIYDLEGRLLVSVVQEGLFRPYGAKASKPAVSPQ, encoded by the coding sequence ATGACGAACCCCGCCGAGAGGCTGGTCGATCTGCTCGACCTGGAGCAGATCGAGGTCAACATCTTCCGGGGCGCCAGCCCCCAGGAGTCCCTCCAGCGCGTCTTCGGCGGCCAGGTCGCCGGCCAGGCGCTGGTGGCGGCCGGCCGCACCACGGAGGGCGACCGGCCCGTCCATTCCCTCCACTCGTACTTCCTGCGCCCTGGCATCCCCGGAGTGCCGATCGTGTACCAGGTGGAGCGGGTGCGCGACGGGCGCTCCTTCACCACCCGCCGGGTCACCGCGGTCCAGCAGGGCAAGACCATCTTCAATCTGACCGCCTCCTTCCATCAGCCGGAGGAGGGCAGCATCGAGCACCAGCTGCCTCCCCGCCTCGACTTCCCGCACCCGGACACCCTCCCGAAGGTCGTGGACGAGATCCGCGAGCACCTGGGCACGCTGCCGGAGGCGCTGGAGCGGATGGCCCGCCGCCAGCCCTTCGACATCCGCTACGTGGACCGGCTCCGCTGGACCCCCGAGGAGCTCAAGGACGCCGATCCGCGCAGCGCGGTGTGGATGCGCGCCGTCGGCCCGCTGGGCGACGACCCGCTCGTGCACACCTGCGCCCTCACCTACGCCAGTGACATGACCCTCCTCGATGCCGTGCGCATCCCCGTGGAACCGCTGTGGGGCATGCGCGGTTTCGACATGGCCTCCCTCGACCACGCCATGTGGTTCCACCGGCCTTTCCGGACCGACGAGTGGTTCCTGTACGACCAGGAATCGCCCATCGCGCACGGCGGCCGGGGCCTGGCCCGCGGCCGCATCTACGACCTCGAAGGCAGGCTGCTGGTATCGGTGGTCCAGGAGGGGCTCTTCCGTCCCTACGGCGCCAAGGCCTCCAAGCCGGCCGTATCGCCCCAGTAG
- a CDS encoding DEAD/DEAH box helicase, whose protein sequence is MTLIDQLPPNADPDALFEAFSSWAEDQGITLYPAQEEALMEVVTGANVVLSTPTGSGKSLVAAGAHFTALAQDKVTFYTAPIKALVSEKFFDLCKLFGTENVGMLTGDASVNSDAPVICCTAEVLASIALRDGKYADIGQVVMDEFHFYAEPDRGWAWQIPILELPQAQFILMSATLGDMKRFEEDLTRRTGRPTSVVRSATRPVPLSYEYVTTPITDTITELLETRQAPVYIVHFTQAQAVERAQSLMSINMCTREEKDKIAELIGNFRFTTKFGQNLSRYVRHGIGVHHAGMLPKYRRLVEKLAQAGLLKVICGTDTLGVGVNVPIRTVLFTALTKYDGTRVRTLRAREFHQIAGRAGRAGFDTAGYVVAQAPEHVIENEKALAKAGDDPKKRRKVVRKKAPEGFVAWSDITFEKLIGADPEALTSRFKVTNIMLLSVIARPGDAFKAMRHLLEDNHEPRKAQLRHIRRAIAIYRSLLDGGVVEKLDTPDAEGRTIRLTVDLQQDFALNQPLSTFALASFDLLDPESPSYALDMVSVVESTLDDPRQILAAQQNKERGMAVGAMKADGVEYEERMERLQEITYPKPLEELLLHAYDVYSKSHPWVRDHPVSPKSIIRDMYERAMTFTEFTSYYELARTEGIVLRYLASAFKALDHTIPDDLKSEDLQDLIEWLGELVRQVDSSLLDEWEQLANPEVETAEQAQEKADQVKPVTANARAFRVLVRNAMFRRVELAALDHVNVLGELDGDSGWDADAWGEAMDGYWDEYDDLGTGPDARGPKLLQIEEDAAHGLWRVRQTFADPNGDHGWGISAEVDLAASDEEGRAVLRVTSVGELGQL, encoded by the coding sequence GTGACCCTCATTGATCAGCTCCCGCCGAACGCCGACCCCGACGCACTCTTCGAGGCTTTCTCCTCGTGGGCGGAGGACCAGGGCATCACCCTGTACCCGGCTCAGGAGGAGGCGCTGATGGAGGTGGTCACCGGCGCGAACGTCGTCCTGTCCACCCCGACCGGCTCCGGCAAGAGCCTGGTGGCGGCCGGCGCGCACTTCACGGCCCTGGCCCAGGACAAGGTCACCTTCTACACCGCGCCGATCAAGGCGCTGGTCTCGGAGAAGTTCTTCGACCTGTGCAAGCTCTTCGGCACCGAGAACGTCGGCATGCTGACCGGCGACGCCTCCGTGAACTCGGACGCGCCGGTGATCTGCTGCACCGCCGAGGTGCTGGCCTCGATCGCCCTGCGCGACGGCAAGTACGCCGACATCGGCCAGGTCGTGATGGACGAGTTCCACTTCTACGCGGAACCGGACCGCGGCTGGGCCTGGCAGATCCCGATCCTGGAGCTGCCGCAGGCGCAGTTCATCCTGATGTCGGCGACGCTCGGCGACATGAAGCGGTTCGAGGAGGACCTGACCCGGCGCACCGGCCGGCCCACCTCGGTGGTCCGCTCCGCGACCCGGCCCGTCCCGCTGTCGTACGAGTACGTCACGACGCCGATCACCGACACCATCACCGAGCTGCTGGAGACCCGGCAGGCGCCGGTCTACATCGTGCACTTCACCCAGGCCCAGGCGGTCGAGCGGGCACAGTCGCTGATGAGCATCAACATGTGCACCCGCGAGGAGAAGGACAAGATCGCCGAGCTGATCGGCAACTTCCGCTTCACCACCAAGTTCGGCCAGAACCTCTCGCGCTACGTCCGCCACGGCATCGGCGTGCACCACGCGGGCATGCTGCCCAAGTACCGGCGCCTGGTGGAGAAGCTGGCCCAGGCCGGTCTGCTGAAGGTCATCTGCGGCACCGACACCCTCGGCGTCGGCGTCAACGTCCCGATCCGCACCGTGCTGTTCACGGCACTGACGAAGTACGACGGCACCCGGGTCCGCACGCTGCGCGCCCGCGAGTTCCACCAGATCGCCGGCCGCGCCGGCCGGGCCGGCTTCGACACCGCCGGCTATGTGGTGGCCCAGGCGCCCGAGCACGTCATCGAGAACGAGAAGGCCCTCGCCAAGGCGGGCGACGACCCGAAGAAGCGCCGCAAGGTGGTCCGCAAGAAGGCCCCCGAAGGCTTCGTGGCCTGGTCGGACATCACCTTCGAAAAGCTCATCGGCGCCGACCCGGAGGCGCTGACCTCGCGCTTCAAGGTCACCAACATCATGCTCCTGTCGGTCATCGCCCGGCCCGGCGACGCCTTCAAGGCGATGCGCCACCTGCTGGAGGACAACCACGAGCCGCGCAAGGCCCAGCTGCGCCACATCCGCCGGGCCATCGCCATCTACCGCTCCCTGCTGGACGGCGGTGTCGTCGAGAAGCTCGACACCCCGGACGCCGAGGGCCGCACGATCCGGCTGACCGTCGACCTCCAGCAGGACTTCGCGCTGAACCAGCCGCTGTCCACCTTCGCACTGGCCTCCTTCGACCTGCTGGACCCGGAGTCCCCTTCCTACGCGCTGGACATGGTCTCGGTGGTGGAGTCCACGCTGGACGACCCGCGCCAGATCCTCGCCGCCCAGCAGAACAAGGAACGCGGCATGGCCGTGGGCGCGATGAAGGCCGACGGGGTCGAGTACGAGGAGCGGATGGAGCGGCTCCAGGAGATCACCTATCCCAAGCCCCTCGAAGAGCTGCTCCTGCACGCCTACGACGTGTACAGCAAGAGCCACCCGTGGGTCCGCGACCACCCCGTCTCCCCGAAGTCGATCATCCGCGACATGTACGAACGCGCGATGACCTTCACCGAGTTCACCTCGTACTACGAACTGGCGCGCACCGAGGGCATCGTGCTGCGCTACCTGGCGAGCGCCTTCAAGGCTCTGGACCACACCATCCCCGACGACCTCAAGTCCGAGGACCTCCAGGACCTGATCGAGTGGCTCGGCGAGCTGGTCCGCCAGGTCGACTCCAGCCTGCTCGACGAGTGGGAGCAGCTGGCGAACCCCGAGGTGGAGACGGCGGAGCAGGCCCAGGAGAAGGCCGACCAGGTCAAGCCGGTCACCGCGAACGCCCGCGCCTTCCGCGTCCTGGTCCGCAACGCCATGTTCCGCCGGGTGGAGCTGGCGGCCCTGGACCACGTCAACGTGCTGGGCGAGCTCGACGGCGACTCCGGCTGGGACGCCGACGCCTGGGGCGAGGCCATGGACGGCTACTGGGACGAGTACGACGACCTGGGTACGGGCCCCGACGCGCGCGGCCCCAAGCTGCTCCAGATCGAGGAGGACGCGGCGCACGGCCTGTGGCGCGTCCGGCAGACCTTCGCCGACCCCAACGGGGACCATGGCTGGGGCATCAGCGCCGAGGTGGACCTCGCCGCCTCCGACGAGGAGGGCCGTGCGGTCCTGCGCGTCACCTCGGTCGGCGAACTCGGCCAGCTCTGA
- a CDS encoding metal-dependent hydrolase has translation MMGPAHSLSGAAAWLGVGAAAAAYGHPMPWPVLVVGALICAGAALAPDLDHKSATISRAFGPLSRVLCEVVDKISYGVYKATRSPRDARRTGGHRTLTHTWVWAVLIGAGSSAIAVTTDRWGVLALLFIHLVLAVEGLLWRAARMSSDVLVWLLGATSAWILAGVLDQPGNGSDWLFTAPGQEYLWLGIPIVLGALVHDIGDALTVSGCPVLWPLPIAGKRWYPIGPPKMMRFRAGSWVELKVLMPVFMLLGGVGGASALGFF, from the coding sequence ATGATGGGTCCGGCGCACTCACTGTCCGGGGCAGCGGCCTGGCTGGGGGTGGGCGCCGCGGCGGCCGCTTACGGACACCCGATGCCCTGGCCCGTCCTCGTCGTCGGCGCGCTCATCTGCGCCGGAGCCGCCCTCGCCCCCGACCTGGACCACAAGTCGGCGACGATCTCCCGCGCCTTCGGCCCGCTCTCCCGGGTCCTGTGCGAGGTGGTCGACAAGATCTCCTACGGGGTCTACAAGGCCACCCGGTCCCCGCGCGACGCCCGCCGCACCGGAGGCCACCGCACCCTGACCCACACGTGGGTCTGGGCCGTCCTGATCGGCGCCGGCTCCTCCGCGATCGCCGTCACCACGGACCGGTGGGGCGTCCTCGCCCTCCTCTTCATCCACCTGGTCCTCGCCGTCGAAGGCCTGCTGTGGCGGGCCGCCCGCATGTCCAGCGACGTCCTGGTCTGGCTGCTCGGCGCAACCAGCGCCTGGATACTGGCCGGCGTCCTCGACCAGCCCGGCAACGGCTCCGACTGGCTCTTCACCGCCCCCGGCCAGGAATACCTGTGGCTCGGCATCCCGATCGTGCTGGGCGCCCTGGTCCACGACATCGGCGACGCCCTGACCGTCTCCGGCTGCCCGGTCCTGTGGCCCCTGCCCATCGCGGGCAAGCGCTGGTACCCGATCGGCCCGCCGAAGATGATGCGCTTCCGTGCCGGCAGCTGGGTGGAGCTGAAGGTCCTGATGCCCGTCTTCATGCTCCTCGGCGGAGTCGGCGGAGCCTCGGCCCTCGGCTTCTTCTGA
- a CDS encoding ABC transporter ATP-binding protein, with protein sequence MIGVAPPQYDPAAPETAATLPVGSSATVRGYVRGLFRRHRRAFLVLVGVNTVAVIASMVGPYLLGQVVDRLSEGARELHLGRVGLLFALALGIQTVFVRLVRLRGAMLGEEMLADLREDFLVRSVGLPPGVLERAGTGDLLSRITTDIDRLANAMREAVPQLAIGVVWAGLLYGALAVTAPPLALAALVALPVLVIGCRWYFKRAPRAYRSEAAGYAAVAAVLTETVDAGRTVEAHRLGGRRIELSERRIKEWTAWERYTLFLRTVLFPVVNVTYVTILGSVLMIGGYCVIQGWMSVGQLTTGALLAQMMVDPIGLILRWYDELQIAQVSLARLVGVREIEPDAGDAGVAPDGRAVRADQVHFGYREGVDVLHQVSMSVPPGTRMALVGPSGAGKSTLGRLLAGIYAPRTGEITLGGARLSQMPAERVREHVALVNQEHHVFVGSLRDNLRLARTEAADAELWAALGAVDAEDWARALDAGLDTEVGSGAAALTPAQAQQIALARLVLADPHTLVLDEATSLLDPRAARHLERSLARVLDGRTVIAIAHRLHTAHDADVIAVVEAGRITELGSHDALVEADGAYAALWRSWHG encoded by the coding sequence ATGATCGGCGTGGCACCGCCGCAATACGATCCGGCCGCCCCGGAAACGGCCGCGACCCTGCCCGTGGGCAGCTCCGCGACCGTACGGGGCTACGTGCGCGGCCTGTTCCGCCGCCACCGGCGGGCCTTCCTGGTCCTGGTGGGGGTCAACACGGTCGCGGTGATCGCCTCCATGGTCGGCCCGTACCTGCTGGGCCAGGTCGTGGACCGGCTCTCGGAAGGGGCCCGCGAACTCCATCTGGGCCGGGTGGGCCTGCTGTTCGCCCTGGCGCTCGGCATCCAGACCGTGTTCGTGCGGCTCGTCCGGCTGCGCGGGGCGATGCTCGGCGAGGAGATGCTGGCCGATCTGCGCGAGGACTTCCTCGTCCGGTCGGTCGGCCTGCCGCCGGGCGTGCTGGAGCGCGCCGGAACCGGTGACCTGCTGTCGCGGATCACCACCGACATCGACCGGCTGGCCAACGCGATGCGCGAGGCCGTGCCGCAGCTGGCCATCGGCGTGGTCTGGGCGGGACTGCTCTACGGGGCGCTCGCCGTGACCGCGCCGCCGCTGGCGCTGGCCGCGCTGGTGGCGCTGCCGGTGCTGGTGATCGGCTGCCGCTGGTACTTCAAGCGGGCGCCCCGGGCCTACCGTTCCGAAGCGGCCGGGTACGCGGCGGTCGCCGCCGTGCTCACCGAGACGGTGGACGCGGGCCGCACCGTCGAGGCGCACCGCCTCGGCGGGCGCCGGATCGAGCTGTCGGAGCGGCGGATCAAGGAGTGGACGGCGTGGGAGCGGTACACGCTGTTCCTGCGGACGGTCCTCTTCCCCGTCGTCAACGTCACCTACGTGACGATCCTCGGCTCGGTGCTGATGATCGGCGGGTACTGCGTGATCCAGGGCTGGATGTCGGTGGGGCAGCTGACCACGGGCGCCCTGCTCGCGCAGATGATGGTCGATCCGATCGGCCTGATCCTGCGCTGGTACGACGAACTGCAGATCGCGCAGGTCTCGCTGGCCCGGCTGGTCGGCGTACGGGAGATCGAGCCGGACGCGGGCGACGCGGGCGTCGCCCCGGACGGCAGGGCCGTCCGGGCGGACCAGGTGCACTTCGGGTACCGCGAGGGCGTCGACGTACTGCACCAGGTGTCGATGTCGGTGCCGCCGGGCACCCGGATGGCCCTGGTCGGGCCCTCGGGCGCCGGCAAGTCCACGCTGGGCCGGCTCCTGGCGGGCATCTACGCGCCGCGAACCGGTGAGATCACCCTCGGCGGGGCGCGGCTGTCGCAGATGCCGGCGGAGCGGGTGCGCGAGCACGTGGCCCTGGTCAACCAGGAACACCACGTGTTCGTGGGCTCCCTGCGTGACAACCTGCGCCTGGCGCGCACGGAGGCCGCTGACGCCGAGCTGTGGGCGGCGCTCGGCGCGGTCGACGCGGAGGACTGGGCGCGGGCGCTGGACGCCGGTCTGGACACCGAGGTCGGCTCGGGCGCCGCGGCGCTGACTCCGGCGCAGGCGCAGCAGATCGCGCTGGCCCGGCTGGTGCTGGCCGATCCGCACACGCTCGTCCTGGACGAGGCCACCTCGTTGCTGGACCCGCGCGCGGCCCGGCACTTGGAGCGCTCGCTGGCCCGGGTGCTGGACGGCCGCACGGTGATCGCGATCGCGCACCGGTTGCACACCGCGCACGACGCTGACGTGATCGCCGTGGTCGAGGCAGGCCGCATCACGGAGCTCGGCTCGCACGACGCCCTGGTCGAGGCCGACGGCGCGTACGCCGCCCTGTGGCGCTCCTGGCACGGCTGA
- a CDS encoding ABC transporter ATP-binding protein — protein sequence MQISDLPYPDPGVPDARSGPRFLWWLGRGQLGGQAKSLGWGLLHFGGIAGLPYTVGLGIDAVVDRDGDRLLWVGGLIALLGIAISLGDAMLHRTAVTNWITAAARVQQLLARKTAELGSALTRRVAAGEVVAVSTGDVEKIGWFVEAVSRFLAAALTLVIGCVVLLFYAPTIGVVVALGMPVLALAVLPLLPRATQRADLQREKAGKATELASDTVAGLRVLRGIGGEELFLGRYREASQQVREAAVHSARMWALISAIQVLLPGALLVTVVWYGAALVLDGRLDVGELVAAFSAVATMLYPLRHFEEIAMAYSFSRPSAKRAARVLSLTRTDAKPEADAGAQAAETVVSTGVPRPPAPGADLYDPETGLLVPAGRLTAVVCGDPDLAGRLAERLGGHPMDAAAGPSVLLGGVALDELALDTARTLVLVQDKDPVLLSGTLRELFDVPASGAVQAPAALAAAQCTDVLDALLQSAPDGVDDPMDARITERGRSLSGGQRQRLALARSLVTDPEVLVLDEPTSAVDSHTEARIADGISALRAGRTTVVLASSPLLLDRADRVVLIHEGKAVASGTHRELLHGDPRYRAVVTRETEEEQRLPRLESVLTEIEESA from the coding sequence ATGCAGATCAGCGATCTTCCGTATCCGGATCCAGGGGTACCCGACGCTCGCTCCGGCCCCCGGTTCCTCTGGTGGCTGGGTCGGGGCCAGCTCGGCGGCCAGGCCAAAAGCCTGGGCTGGGGGCTGCTCCACTTCGGCGGCATCGCGGGCCTGCCGTACACCGTGGGGCTGGGCATCGACGCGGTCGTGGACCGCGACGGCGACCGGCTCCTGTGGGTCGGCGGTCTGATCGCGCTGCTCGGCATCGCGATCTCGCTCGGCGACGCGATGCTGCACCGCACGGCCGTCACCAACTGGATCACCGCCGCCGCGCGGGTCCAGCAGCTGCTCGCCCGCAAGACCGCCGAGCTGGGCTCCGCCCTGACCCGGCGGGTCGCGGCGGGTGAGGTGGTGGCCGTCTCCACGGGCGATGTGGAGAAGATCGGCTGGTTCGTCGAGGCGGTCTCCCGCTTCCTGGCCGCAGCCCTGACCCTGGTCATCGGCTGTGTCGTCCTGCTGTTCTACGCGCCCACCATCGGCGTGGTCGTGGCCCTCGGCATGCCGGTGCTGGCCCTGGCCGTCCTGCCGCTGCTGCCGCGCGCCACCCAGCGCGCCGACCTCCAGCGGGAGAAGGCGGGCAAGGCCACCGAACTGGCCTCCGACACCGTGGCGGGGCTGCGGGTCCTGCGCGGCATCGGCGGCGAGGAACTCTTCCTCGGCCGCTACCGCGAGGCCTCGCAGCAGGTCCGCGAAGCGGCCGTGCACAGTGCCCGAATGTGGGCCCTGATCTCCGCGATCCAGGTGCTGCTGCCGGGAGCGCTGCTGGTCACGGTGGTCTGGTACGGGGCCGCGCTCGTACTGGACGGCCGGCTGGACGTCGGCGAACTCGTCGCCGCCTTCAGCGCGGTGGCGACCATGCTCTACCCGCTACGGCACTTCGAGGAGATCGCGATGGCGTACTCCTTCTCGCGCCCCTCCGCCAAGCGGGCGGCGCGGGTGCTGTCGCTGACGCGGACCGACGCGAAGCCGGAGGCGGATGCCGGTGCGCAGGCCGCGGAGACCGTGGTCTCCACCGGAGTCCCCCGTCCCCCGGCCCCCGGCGCGGACCTGTACGACCCGGAGACCGGGCTGCTGGTCCCGGCGGGCCGGCTCACCGCCGTGGTGTGCGGGGACCCCGACCTGGCGGGCCGGCTCGCGGAGCGCCTGGGCGGGCATCCGATGGACGCCGCGGCCGGGCCCTCCGTCCTGCTGGGCGGGGTCGCGCTGGACGAGCTCGCGCTGGACACCGCGCGCACGCTGGTCCTCGTACAGGACAAGGATCCGGTCCTGCTCTCGGGGACGCTGCGGGAGCTGTTCGACGTACCGGCGTCCGGGGCGGTCCAGGCGCCGGCGGCGCTCGCCGCGGCCCAGTGCACGGACGTACTGGACGCCCTGCTGCAGTCCGCCCCGGACGGCGTGGACGACCCGATGGACGCCAGGATCACCGAACGCGGCCGCTCTCTGTCCGGCGGGCAGCGCCAGCGGCTGGCGCTGGCGCGGTCCCTGGTCACCGATCCCGAGGTGCTGGTGCTGGACGAGCCGACCTCGGCGGTGGACTCACACACCGAAGCCCGGATCGCGGACGGGATCTCGGCCCTGCGCGCCGGTCGCACGACGGTGGTACTGGCGTCCTCGCCGCTGCTGCTGGACCGCGCCGACCGGGTCGTCCTGATCCACGAGGGCAAGGCGGTGGCGAGCGGCACGCACCGGGAGCTGCTGCACGGCGACCCGCGCTACCGGGCGGTCGTCACCCGCGAGACCGAGGAAGAACAGCGGCTCCCGCGGCTGGAATCCGTACTGACCGAGATCGAGGAATCCGCATGA
- a CDS encoding tryptophan 2,3-dioxygenase family protein, with protein sequence MATNPEIERWAAADRMPQEHDGISLARSVTEHVRRTGKHFISNETLLRLSDIRRRHGANRPFLGAFLDCALDKHEGRFQNRTYLALPLLELFMDDRHAALSADRMSTLLMADVVRFESEAAAGSPEEPGRDRPDAATLNTRLRHALRLVTTGLGRSEADDLPSRLADTPRSRLEGLVDRLPRPPETDCARWFDVTVQPVYVVHDEYFFIRALQTHEMHFTAIAAAMKKAIGELRAGNPEGAAEPMDHAVVMFERAATLFRVVATMRAEQFSAFRQYTQGASAIQSEQYKRFESLCGVPPAPRLQSSAFTSVPAVRAEVEDPGHDTITRAYLDLRDEGHVDRTRWNRLDMAISRLEGVHQRWKSAHRGLAARMLGDAHGSGYTDGVPYLTQCLGNRLFWELDTSP encoded by the coding sequence ATGGCGACGAACCCCGAGATCGAGCGCTGGGCGGCCGCTGACCGAATGCCGCAGGAACACGACGGCATCTCCCTTGCCCGGTCCGTGACGGAACACGTGCGGCGGACAGGGAAGCATTTCATTTCGAATGAGACGCTCCTCCGGTTGAGTGACATCAGGCGGCGGCACGGGGCGAACCGCCCGTTCCTCGGCGCCTTTCTCGACTGCGCCCTCGACAAGCACGAGGGACGTTTCCAGAACCGCACCTACCTCGCGCTGCCGCTCCTGGAGCTCTTCATGGACGACCGGCACGCCGCGCTGAGCGCGGACCGGATGTCGACCCTGCTGATGGCCGACGTGGTGCGTTTCGAGAGCGAGGCGGCGGCCGGGTCGCCCGAGGAGCCCGGGCGGGACCGGCCGGACGCGGCGACGCTGAACACCCGGTTGAGGCACGCCTTGCGGCTCGTGACGACGGGGCTCGGTCGATCGGAGGCCGACGACCTTCCGTCGCGGCTGGCCGACACTCCCCGGTCCCGCCTCGAAGGCCTGGTCGATCGCCTGCCCCGGCCGCCGGAGACGGATTGCGCCCGGTGGTTCGACGTCACCGTCCAGCCTGTCTACGTCGTCCATGACGAATACTTCTTCATCCGCGCCCTCCAGACCCACGAAATGCATTTCACCGCAATAGCGGCAGCGATGAAGAAGGCGATCGGGGAGCTGCGCGCAGGGAATCCGGAAGGGGCCGCGGAACCGATGGACCACGCGGTCGTGATGTTCGAGCGGGCCGCGACGCTCTTCCGCGTGGTGGCCACGATGAGGGCGGAGCAGTTCTCCGCCTTCCGGCAGTACACCCAGGGTGCCAGCGCCATTCAGTCCGAACAGTACAAACGGTTCGAGAGCCTGTGCGGTGTTCCGCCCGCACCGCGCCTGCAGTCGTCCGCATTCACGAGCGTGCCCGCCGTACGGGCCGAGGTCGAAGATCCCGGACACGACACCATCACCCGGGCCTATCTCGACCTCCGCGACGAGGGGCATGTCGACCGGACGCGGTGGAACCGCCTCGACATGGCGATCAGCCGGCTGGAGGGCGTGCACCAGCGGTGGAAGTCGGCGCATCGCGGGCTCGCCGCGCGCATGCTCGGCGACGCCCATGGATCGGGCTACACCGACGGCGTCCCCTACCTGACGCAATGCCTGGGGAACCGGCTGTTCTGGGAACTGGACACCAGCCCCTGA